Proteins from one Patescibacteria group bacterium genomic window:
- the tig gene encoding trigger factor produces MKVEKKDLKKSQIELLVELSVEEFEPYVKKGADVVAKEVKIDGFRPGSVPYEILRQKIGDMTIIEEGARIAINKLLEKVIKENVTEQIVGQPVIDITKLAPGNPMEFKVVLSLVPAVTLGSYKDAKIKAKKIVVDEKEVERTLNELKEMRVQEVLVERESKKDDKVLVDIKMFQDNVPLEGGQGKNAVVIIGKDYIIPGFDKEMTGVKKGDVKEFSLPYPVDHYMKNLAGKMVDFKITILDVYERELPEFDDKFAEQFGLKKFAELKDNITKSIKEQKEKEINVTLEKELFDKLIEKTKFGDFPEVLIQHELETMMRELEHSVAENGAKFDDYLKSLNKSRNELALDLAPDALKRVKASLLIREIALAENIKATDEDVQKYIDGAKKQYQAHKDILGRLDAPEYRDYVANILTSQKVVDALREWNIESDK; encoded by the coding sequence ATGAAAGTAGAAAAAAAAGATTTAAAAAAATCACAAATTGAACTGTTGGTGGAATTGTCAGTAGAAGAATTTGAGCCATATGTAAAAAAGGGTGCTGATGTGGTAGCCAAAGAAGTAAAGATTGATGGTTTTCGACCAGGAAGCGTTCCTTACGAGATTTTACGCCAAAAGATTGGTGACATGACTATTATTGAAGAGGGTGCACGGATTGCAATTAATAAATTATTAGAAAAAGTAATCAAGGAGAATGTGACAGAGCAGATTGTTGGTCAACCAGTAATTGATATTACTAAATTAGCGCCAGGAAATCCAATGGAGTTTAAAGTAGTTTTATCATTAGTACCCGCAGTAACTCTTGGTTCATATAAAGATGCAAAGATCAAGGCAAAGAAAATCGTGGTTGACGAAAAAGAGGTTGAGCGCACCTTGAATGAGTTAAAAGAAATGCGCGTGCAAGAAGTTTTGGTTGAGAGAGAGTCAAAGAAAGACGATAAGGTTTTGGTGGACATTAAAATGTTTCAAGATAATGTTCCCTTGGAGGGCGGTCAAGGTAAAAATGCAGTCGTTATTATTGGTAAGGATTATATTATTCCTGGTTTTGACAAAGAAATGACGGGCGTAAAGAAGGGCGATGTTAAAGAATTTAGCCTGCCTTACCCAGTGGATCATTATATGAAAAACTTAGCCGGTAAGATGGTTGATTTTAAAATAACAATTTTAGATGTTTATGAAAGAGAGTTGCCAGAATTTGATGATAAGTTTGCTGAGCAATTTGGTTTGAAGAAGTTTGCTGAATTGAAAGATAATATTACTAAGAGTATTAAAGAACAAAAAGAAAAGGAAATTAACGTTACCTTGGAAAAAGAATTATTTGATAAGTTAATTGAGAAAACTAAATTCGGTGATTTCCCGGAAGTTTTGATTCAACATGAGTTGGAAACTATGATGCGCGAATTGGAGCACTCAGTGGCAGAAAACGGTGCGAAGTTTGATGATTACTTGAAGAGCCTGAATAAATCTCGAAATGAATTGGCGTTGGACTTGGCACCGGATGCCTTGAAGCGTGTGAAGGCTTCGTTATTGATTAGAGAGATTGCGTTAGCGGAAAATATTAAAGCAACTGATGAGGATGTGCAGAAATACATCGATGGTGCGAAGAAGCAATATCAAGCTCATAAAGATATTTTAGGCCGATTGGATGCGCCAGAATATCGCGATTATGTAGCTAATATCTTAACGAGTCAAAAAGTAGTCGACGCGTTGCGTGAGTGGAACATTGAATCCGATAAGTAG
- a CDS encoding NYN domain-containing protein, which translates to MHYIIDANNLAGKLNILDKKDFDLELIEIVRDFFGAKKHRVDLIFDGRDNMGDKRSEGNLNIIYTPRDSYYVGADDKIVEMVNSDLEGLEHGHVFVITDDLELIERVQKVAEKIQIIKVSDFAKSILLKLEVEELEIEEELSEEEEDEITKELSNLWK; encoded by the coding sequence ATGCATTATATAATAGACGCTAATAATTTGGCGGGAAAATTGAATATTTTGGATAAGAAAGATTTTGATTTAGAGTTGATTGAAATTGTACGAGATTTTTTTGGTGCGAAAAAACATCGGGTTGATTTGATTTTTGATGGGCGCGATAATATGGGGGATAAGCGGAGTGAGGGGAATTTAAATATTATTTATACGCCACGGGATAGTTATTATGTGGGGGCGGATGATAAGATTGTGGAGATGGTGAATAGTGATTTGGAGGGCTTGGAACATGGGCACGTGTTTGTGATTACTGATGACCTGGAGTTGATTGAGCGAGTGCAAAAAGTGGCGGAGAAAATTCAGATTATTAAAGTTAGTGATTTTGCGAAAAGTATTTTGTTAAAATTAGAAGTTGAAGAGTTGGAAATAGAGGAGGAGTTGAGCGAGGAGGAGGAAGATGAGATAACGAAAGAATTGTCTAATTTATGGAAGTAA
- the hypE gene encoding hydrogenase expression/formation protein HypE, producing MNDLIKIDEGGGGQASTDLIKEIRDILNIKNKWTNCADDAAVFNTGKEKIVFTTDAYIVDPIFFPGGDIGKIAMSGTINDLSVMGAKPIGIALSIVLEDGFPKDDLKKIMQSINKVSQESKVPIVTGDTKVTDKGKLDKIVITTSGIGLVQNIISNNGAQPGDFIISSGDLGEHTIALLAKRFNYQTKIKSDSHAFNFELAQVGKYLKACKDPTRGGLAANIIEIADKSKVKIILDEKTLPYKKETTAISNLLGLDVFSLASEGRFIAAVNPKNINKALILLKKFNKEAKIIGRVDVGKGVFLKTSLGTLRPIKMPKGKLIPRIC from the coding sequence ATGAATGACTTAATTAAAATCGATGAAGGTGGTGGTGGCCAAGCTTCCACTGACTTGATAAAAGAAATAAGGGATATTTTAAATATCAAAAATAAATGGACTAACTGCGCCGATGACGCAGCTGTTTTTAATACTGGTAAAGAAAAAATTGTTTTCACCACTGATGCCTACATCGTTGATCCAATTTTTTTCCCTGGTGGCGACATTGGTAAGATTGCCATGAGTGGTACAATTAATGATTTATCTGTTATGGGTGCTAAACCAATTGGCATCGCCCTCAGTATCGTCCTCGAAGACGGCTTTCCCAAAGATGATCTCAAAAAAATCATGCAATCAATTAATAAGGTTTCTCAAGAATCCAAAGTTCCAATCGTCACTGGCGACACTAAAGTAACCGACAAGGGTAAACTCGATAAAATCGTCATCACCACCTCTGGAATCGGTTTAGTCCAAAACATCATCTCTAATAACGGCGCTCAACCCGGAGATTTTATTATTAGCTCCGGAGATCTTGGCGAACACACCATCGCCCTTTTAGCCAAACGGTTTAACTACCAGACCAAGATCAAAAGCGACTCGCACGCTTTCAACTTTGAACTAGCCCAAGTCGGTAAATACCTAAAAGCCTGTAAAGATCCCACCCGCGGCGGCCTCGCTGCCAATATCATAGAAATTGCCGACAAATCAAAAGTAAAAATAATTCTCGACGAAAAAACTTTACCATATAAAAAAGAGACTACTGCCATCAGTAATCTCCTCGGGCTCGACGTCTTCTCCCTCGCCTCAGAAGGCCGCTTCATCGCCGCCGTTAATCCTAAAAATATAAACAAAGCCTTAATACTCTTAAAAAAATTCAACAAAGAGGCGAAAATAATCGGTCGAGTTGACGTAGGCAAGGGAGTTTTCTTAAAAACCTCTCTAGGCACACTCCGCCCAATCAAAATGCCAAAAGGAAAATTAATTCCACGAATTTGCTAA
- the hypD gene encoding hydrogenase formation protein HypD, with amino-acid sequence MLNTKNIIENINLFAQSISKDVNLMEVCGTHTQAISRYGIRQLMPANINLITGPGCPVCVTDQSDIDNLVNLALAGIPIATYGDTIKVPGDFGSLEDAQRKGAKIFAVYSIEEALELKKEYPDLVFFGLGFETTAPMTAYAIKNGLTVYSAHKLFLPAMIHLLKNGLTNIDGFINPGHVSVIVGTEAYKKIKAPQVITGFEAEDVLVGIHLLLKQINEKRQDVENEYTRAVTKTGNTKAYDLIFEVFEPSNGLWRGLGNIPNSGLVIKKKYQAQDAKIKYQTILNKIKHTYKKNAACKCGHIIQGALKPQQCPMFNTVCTPDKPFGPCMVSSEGACNIEYQNN; translated from the coding sequence ATGCTAAACACTAAAAATATAATAGAAAATATAAATTTATTTGCACAGAGTATTAGTAAAGATGTAAATCTCATGGAGGTTTGCGGCACGCACACACAAGCCATTAGTCGCTACGGCATCAGACAGCTCATGCCAGCTAACATCAATCTCATCACTGGCCCCGGTTGCCCTGTCTGCGTCACTGATCAATCTGATATTGATAATCTTGTTAATCTTGCTCTCGCCGGTATTCCCATCGCCACCTATGGTGACACCATCAAGGTCCCCGGCGACTTTGGCAGCTTGGAAGATGCGCAAAGAAAGGGCGCCAAAATTTTTGCCGTTTATTCAATTGAAGAAGCGCTTGAACTAAAAAAAGAATACCCTGATTTGGTTTTCTTCGGTCTCGGTTTTGAAACCACCGCTCCTATGACGGCTTATGCGATTAAAAATGGGCTCACTGTCTATTCCGCCCACAAACTTTTCTTGCCCGCCATGATTCATCTGCTAAAAAACGGTTTAACCAATATTGACGGCTTTATCAACCCGGGTCACGTCTCCGTCATCGTCGGCACCGAGGCCTACAAAAAAATCAAAGCCCCGCAAGTTATCACCGGTTTTGAAGCCGAAGATGTGCTCGTAGGTATTCATTTACTACTCAAACAAATTAACGAAAAGCGCCAAGATGTTGAAAATGAATATACTCGCGCCGTTACCAAAACCGGTAACACCAAGGCCTACGATTTAATTTTCGAAGTTTTCGAGCCTAGTAATGGTCTCTGGCGTGGTCTTGGTAATATTCCTAACTCTGGTTTAGTAATCAAAAAAAAATACCAAGCCCAAGATGCTAAAATAAAATATCAAACTATTTTAAATAAGATAAAACACACTTATAAAAAAAACGCCGCCTGCAAGTGCGGCCACATTATCCAAGGTGCCTTAAAACCACAGCAATGCCCAATGTTCAACACTGTCTGTACTCCAGACAAACCATTCGGCCCCTGTATGGTTTCCAGTGAAGGCGCTTGTAATATTGAATACCAAAATAATTAA
- a CDS encoding HypC/HybG/HupF family hydrogenase formation chaperone, whose amino-acid sequence MCLAIPGKIISIKENKAEADFMGARKDVNISLIDFKLNPGDYVLVHAGFVIQRLSTKDAKNSLDAHNKILIK is encoded by the coding sequence ATGTGTCTAGCTATTCCTGGAAAAATAATCTCAATCAAAGAAAACAAGGCTGAAGCCGACTTTATGGGCGCCCGCAAAGACGTTAATATTTCTCTCATCGATTTTAAACTAAATCCAGGTGACTATGTTCTCGTTCACGCCGGTTTTGTAATTCAAAGATTATCAACAAAGGACGCAAAGAACAGCTTAGACGCGCATAATAAAATTTTAATTAAATAA
- a CDS encoding peptidoglycan DD-metalloendopeptidase family protein, giving the protein MSILNKLGWKGLRGNTFNFLFNQKLVHALVVLLTIFSVFVNMTSRTNAENQINDMSGTILSQLVQGEFESAPEDQQLIVETFDSESSISSVHQSYLDNLSSFKPQARVSTEQEVDIDEMTTDENTGSIIRKDRVSTKISKKPRENMITYTVKTGDTISTIAEEFEISVSTILWENNLTAYSIIRPGNTLDILPVSGISHIVKKGESITRLAEKYSVTEDEIIAFNKLDSSGKLIMDQKIIIPGGRRINEQLNAPDVAPKIKTYSGLAVIKEFISNSNEGGNLVKNIAKDFNAVPLKGNKMNWPTVGNRITQYYSWSHHAIDIANKIGTPLYAADSGVVEVAGWGTGYGNQIVIDHGGGKKTRYAHASKFYVKKGDKVTKGQIIAAMGSTGWSTGSHIHFEVIINGIKYNPLNYIK; this is encoded by the coding sequence TTGTCGATATTAAATAAATTGGGCTGGAAAGGTTTGCGCGGTAATACCTTTAATTTTTTATTTAATCAAAAACTGGTCCATGCCCTAGTGGTGCTGTTAACGATTTTTTCCGTCTTTGTAAATATGACCTCTAGGACTAATGCTGAAAATCAGATTAATGATATGAGTGGGACTATTTTGTCTCAATTGGTTCAGGGTGAGTTTGAGAGTGCTCCAGAGGACCAACAGTTAATTGTGGAGACCTTTGACAGTGAGTCGTCAATCTCATCTGTGCATCAATCATATTTGGACAATCTCTCTAGTTTTAAACCACAAGCTCGAGTTTCGACTGAGCAAGAAGTTGACATTGATGAGATGACAACAGATGAAAACACTGGCAGTATTATTCGCAAAGATAGAGTCTCAACTAAGATTTCTAAAAAACCAAGAGAAAATATGATTACCTACACGGTAAAAACAGGTGATACAATTAGTACTATTGCTGAAGAATTTGAAATTTCTGTAAGTACAATTTTATGGGAAAATAATTTGACTGCATATAGTATAATTCGGCCGGGTAATACTTTGGATATTTTACCTGTTTCGGGTATTAGTCATATAGTTAAAAAGGGAGAGAGTATTACACGACTTGCAGAAAAGTATAGCGTTACTGAAGATGAGATAATAGCCTTTAATAAATTGGATAGTTCTGGCAAATTAATCATGGATCAAAAAATAATTATACCAGGTGGTAGAAGAATTAACGAACAATTAAATGCACCAGATGTGGCACCCAAGATAAAAACCTATAGCGGCTTGGCGGTAATTAAAGAATTTATTTCAAATTCCAATGAGGGGGGAAATTTGGTTAAAAATATTGCCAAAGATTTTAATGCTGTTCCGTTAAAGGGAAACAAGATGAATTGGCCAACGGTTGGTAATCGAATTACACAGTATTATTCATGGAGTCATCATGCTATTGATATTGCAAATAAAATTGGCACGCCTCTTTATGCAGCCGATTCTGGTGTAGTTGAAGTGGCTGGGTGGGGAACAGGCTATGGTAATCAAATTGTTATTGACCACGGAGGAGGCAAGAAAACCAGATATGCGCATGCTTCAAAGTTTTATGTTAAAAAAGGTGATAAGGTAACTAAAGGACAAATAATTGCAGCGATGGGTTCCACTGGTTGGTCCACTGGCTCTCATATTCATTTTGAGGTGATTATTAATGGGATTAAATATAATCCTTTGAATTATATTAAATAA
- a CDS encoding polyribonucleotide nucleotidyltransferase codes for MMSKEQIFATEWLGRPLTFKTGKLAQQADAAVIVQYGDTVVLATVVESKNDREGIDYFPLSVDFEEKLYAAGIIKGSRWVKREGRPTDEAILSGRMVDRSIRPLFTGVSRKDTQVILTVLSADGENDFDIVALVAASAALSVSGVKWDGPIAGIRVGRVDGKFIFNPTYLERAESDLDLIVAGTADKTIMIEAGAKEVNEDDMYEAIIQGQEQMQGAIKLINEFKAAIQPRVKTIFAKNISDDEIKSGEEKEALIVKANAWLAQNVEKTLFNKEHYTKGERKLAVEIIKHDLDDYLFNEGIGKDHRAFAVKKTVEAAIDAEITKQITKNKRRVDGRRIDEIRALEADVEILPRNHGAGLFSRGETQVLSVTTLGAPGLVQHLEGLEGVSTKRFMHHYNFPPFSVGETGFMRGPGRRDIGHGALAEKALEPVLPSKEDFPYTIRVVSETMGSNGSSSMASTVAACLSLMDAGVPIKKAVAGLAIGLASNDDMSEWEVLTDIQDLEDGKGGMDFKVTGTEDGITAIQLDTKTNGITREIIKEALKKGRNGRLEILEIMKQSLAAPRAELSKYAPRIESFRINPEKIRDVIGSGGKIINKIIEETGVSIDIDDDGLVMICSTDADGMTRAVAWVKDLTREFEVGEILKGKAVRFMDFGVFVELAPGRDGMVHVSNMAPYRVGKPSDVLNIGDEVYVRIAEIDDKGRVNLTMNGLPENENIWKDKKGMQTGPAPERGPRPGGYNNSRGGDSRPPRR; via the coding sequence ATTATGTCCAAAGAACAAATCTTTGCAACAGAGTGGCTTGGTCGTCCTCTAACATTCAAGACTGGCAAACTTGCCCAACAAGCTGATGCCGCTGTTATTGTACAATACGGTGACACTGTGGTTTTAGCCACTGTTGTTGAATCAAAAAATGACCGTGAAGGAATAGATTACTTTCCTTTGAGCGTTGACTTCGAAGAAAAGCTTTATGCCGCTGGCATTATCAAAGGCTCTCGTTGGGTTAAACGTGAAGGTCGTCCGACTGATGAAGCAATTCTTTCCGGTCGTATGGTTGATCGTTCAATCAGACCTTTGTTTACTGGTGTATCTCGAAAAGACACACAAGTAATTCTAACTGTCTTATCCGCTGATGGTGAAAATGATTTTGATATCGTTGCCCTAGTGGCAGCTTCGGCAGCTCTTTCAGTGTCAGGTGTAAAGTGGGATGGTCCAATCGCTGGTATTCGTGTTGGTCGCGTTGATGGTAAATTTATTTTTAACCCAACCTACCTTGAACGAGCAGAGTCTGATTTAGATTTAATCGTGGCCGGTACTGCTGACAAAACAATTATGATTGAAGCTGGTGCCAAGGAAGTTAATGAAGATGATATGTACGAGGCAATTATTCAAGGTCAAGAACAAATGCAAGGTGCGATTAAACTGATCAATGAATTTAAGGCCGCAATTCAACCAAGGGTAAAAACAATTTTTGCTAAAAATATTTCTGATGATGAAATCAAATCTGGTGAAGAAAAAGAAGCGTTAATCGTAAAAGCAAACGCGTGGTTAGCACAAAACGTTGAAAAAACTTTATTTAATAAAGAACATTACACCAAGGGTGAAAGAAAGTTAGCTGTGGAAATTATCAAACATGATCTTGATGATTATTTATTCAATGAAGGAATTGGCAAGGATCACCGTGCATTCGCCGTCAAGAAAACAGTTGAGGCCGCTATTGATGCTGAAATTACTAAACAGATTACCAAAAATAAAAGACGTGTTGATGGTCGTCGTATTGACGAAATCAGAGCGCTCGAAGCAGATGTCGAAATCCTGCCAAGAAATCATGGTGCTGGTCTTTTCTCTCGTGGTGAAACTCAAGTCTTATCAGTCACTACTCTAGGCGCGCCTGGATTAGTTCAGCACTTAGAGGGTTTAGAGGGTGTGAGCACAAAGAGATTTATGCATCACTACAACTTCCCACCTTTTTCTGTTGGTGAAACTGGCTTTATGCGTGGTCCAGGACGAAGAGACATTGGTCATGGCGCTTTAGCAGAAAAAGCTTTAGAGCCTGTTCTTCCTTCAAAGGAAGACTTCCCTTACACTATTCGTGTTGTCAGTGAAACTATGGGCTCTAATGGTTCTAGTTCAATGGCTTCTACTGTAGCCGCTTGTTTATCCTTAATGGATGCTGGTGTGCCAATTAAAAAGGCTGTCGCTGGTTTGGCTATCGGTCTTGCTTCCAATGATGATATGAGTGAATGGGAAGTATTAACTGACATCCAAGATTTAGAAGATGGTAAGGGTGGTATGGATTTCAAGGTAACTGGAACTGAAGATGGTATTACTGCTATTCAATTAGACACCAAGACAAATGGTATTACTCGTGAAATTATTAAAGAAGCTTTGAAAAAAGGTCGTAATGGTCGTTTGGAGATTTTAGAAATCATGAAACAATCATTAGCAGCACCAAGAGCAGAACTATCTAAATACGCTCCTAGAATTGAAAGCTTCCGTATTAATCCTGAAAAAATCAGAGACGTTATTGGATCTGGTGGAAAAATTATCAACAAAATTATTGAAGAGACTGGTGTATCAATTGACATCGACGATGATGGCTTAGTGATGATTTGTTCAACTGATGCAGACGGCATGACAAGAGCAGTGGCTTGGGTCAAAGATTTGACTCGAGAATTTGAAGTTGGTGAAATTCTCAAAGGTAAAGCAGTTCGCTTTATGGACTTCGGTGTTTTCGTTGAATTAGCACCCGGTCGAGACGGCATGGTACACGTGAGCAACATGGCTCCTTACCGCGTTGGCAAGCCTAGTGATGTGTTAAACATCGGTGACGAAGTTTATGTCCGCATCGCTGAAATTGACGACAAGGGTCGTGTTAATCTTACCATGAATGGACTTCCGGAAAATGAAAATATCTGGAAAGATAAGAAGGGTATGCAAACCGGTCCTGCTCCTGAGCGTGGACCACGTCCAGGCGGTTATAATAATAGCCGCGGCGGAGACAGTCGACCACCAAGACGATAA
- a CDS encoding NYN domain-containing protein — translation MIKHKDQRVGVLVDVSNMYHSAKNLYKKKVNFGEILKKAVAGRKLIRATAYVVNTETKEETPFFEALSQQGFEVKMKDLQVFAGGAKKGDWDVGIAMDAIKIADKVDVIIIVSGDGDYLPLLAYIQNTKGCIVEVVGFKKTTSSKLIEEADDYLDLGEDKRFLMR, via the coding sequence ATGATAAAACACAAAGACCAAAGAGTAGGCGTCTTGGTAGACGTCTCCAATATGTATCATTCCGCCAAAAATCTTTACAAGAAAAAAGTAAATTTTGGTGAGATTTTAAAAAAAGCGGTTGCCGGACGTAAACTAATTCGGGCTACTGCCTATGTCGTTAACACGGAAACCAAAGAAGAAACGCCATTCTTTGAAGCTTTGTCTCAACAGGGCTTTGAGGTAAAAATGAAAGACTTGCAGGTTTTTGCCGGTGGTGCCAAAAAGGGTGATTGGGATGTTGGGATTGCCATGGATGCGATTAAAATTGCCGACAAGGTTGATGTTATTATTATTGTTTCTGGTGACGGTGATTATCTACCACTCCTTGCCTACATTCAAAACACTAAGGGTTGTATTGTTGAAGTGGTTGGTTTCAAAAAAACTACTTCTTCAAAATTAATTGAAGAGGCCGATGACTACTTAGACCTTGGTGAAGATAAAAGATTTTTAATGCGATAA
- the rpsO gene encoding 30S ribosomal protein S15 has translation MLDKNTKQKIINKFKVHKNDTGSTQVQIAILTEEIKQLADHLKEHKHDHSSRRGLLKKVGERRRLLKYLQKENEEQFKDLAIKLKLKIAKKMIEDDEEEKRKLEEVMKEDVEEEEEETEDVKDKDEE, from the coding sequence ATGCTGGACAAAAATACCAAGCAGAAAATCATTAATAAATTCAAAGTTCATAAGAACGACACTGGTTCTACTCAAGTACAAATCGCTATTTTAACTGAAGAAATCAAGCAATTAGCTGACCACTTAAAAGAACACAAGCATGATCACTCTTCACGAAGAGGTTTGTTAAAGAAAGTAGGCGAAAGAAGAAGACTTCTTAAATACTTACAAAAAGAAAACGAAGAACAATTTAAAGACTTAGCTATCAAGTTAAAATTGAAAATCGCTAAGAAAATGATTGAAGACGACGAAGAGGAAAAAAGAAAATTAGAAGAAGTAATGAAAGAAGATGTAGAAGAAGAGGAAGAAGAAACAGAAGATGTAAAAGACAAGGACGAAGAATAA
- a CDS encoding glycoside hydrolase, producing the protein MKNIIEDCYQQSIALLLKNSSKYGILASSKTKKAEERNYLSIFGRDASICSFGMILSGDKKLIKAAENSVETLAKYQAKNGQIAFYVKPEKKEADFWFTGCIDSTLWWLLAIDFLKTRNSYDTKKLQTKIAKAINWLQCQEHQKFYLLQQNEASDWADIMPRSGFVLYTNALWYWVKKVYKLEKTEETKKYFNYVFDNDRQVSKKELDSNPRLEKFLKYIKTDKANPTYLSFVNHSFAGHEVDIFGNILAGMVGVADEGKVKKIIKYLKDKKANQPYPVKTVLQPIKKKDKLWRDYMSHLDLDLPNQYHNGGIWPFIGGFWSTFLEGVGDKKNALLELEKLAELNKIGDWGFNEWFDGKQAKPMGMSGQSWNAAMFIVAYHVIIKKGKKL; encoded by the coding sequence ATGAAAAATATTATTGAAGATTGCTATCAGCAATCAATAGCTTTATTGCTTAAAAACTCATCTAAATACGGAATTTTAGCGTCTTCAAAAACAAAGAAAGCGGAGGAGAGAAATTATTTAAGCATTTTTGGGCGGGATGCTTCGATTTGTTCATTTGGAATGATTTTGAGCGGGGATAAAAAATTAATCAAAGCCGCCGAGAATAGTGTTGAAACGTTGGCGAAGTATCAAGCTAAAAACGGGCAGATCGCTTTTTATGTTAAGCCCGAAAAAAAGGAAGCAGATTTTTGGTTTACTGGTTGTATTGATTCAACGCTGTGGTGGTTGTTGGCGATTGATTTTTTAAAGACGCGCAACAGTTATGATACTAAAAAATTGCAAACCAAAATTGCCAAAGCAATTAACTGGTTGCAGTGCCAAGAACATCAAAAATTTTATTTATTGCAACAAAATGAAGCGAGTGATTGGGCAGATATTATGCCACGGTCCGGTTTTGTGCTTTATACGAACGCACTTTGGTATTGGGTGAAAAAAGTGTATAAGCTAGAAAAAACCGAAGAGACTAAAAAATATTTTAATTATGTTTTTGATAATGATCGCCAGGTTTCAAAAAAGGAGCTGGACTCTAATCCGCGCTTAGAAAAGTTTTTGAAATATATTAAAACCGATAAGGCAAATCCAACTTATTTAAGTTTTGTTAATCATTCATTTGCCGGGCACGAGGTTGATATTTTTGGAAACATTTTGGCGGGCATGGTTGGTGTCGCCGACGAAGGCAAGGTAAAGAAAATTATTAAATATTTAAAAGACAAAAAAGCTAATCAGCCCTATCCAGTCAAGACGGTTTTGCAACCGATTAAAAAGAAAGATAAGCTCTGGCGTGATTATATGTCGCACCTGGATCTTGATTTGCCAAATCAATATCACAACGGCGGAATCTGGCCCTTTATTGGTGGCTTTTGGTCAACATTTTTGGAGGGAGTTGGTGATAAAAAAAATGCCTTACTGGAGTTAGAAAAATTGGCTGAATTAAATAAGATTGGTGATTGGGGATTTAATGAGTGGTTTGATGGCAAACAAGCTAAGCCAATGGGGATGTCGGGACAATCATGGAATGCGGCAATGTTTATTGTGGCTTATCATGTGATTATAAAAAAAGGAAAAAAGCTATAA
- the uppP gene encoding undecaprenyl-diphosphatase UppP yields MTIIQSIIFGAIQGVGEFLPISSTAHLVLIPYFTGWADPGLTFDIALHVGTLIAVLAFFWKDWINIFSSALVNLKKDGIKSFKKELLFYLIIGTIPGVLFGLLFEKKAETIFRSPLVIATALILAGTLLYWADKKHKGNKELKDVTLKDSVIIGLFQALAIIPGISRSGITITAGLFKNFNRANAARFSFLLSTPIIMGSAILKLPKLLATNLDSSLLVGILASAIFGYLAIKYLLKFLEKYGYGIFFWYRLGLGIIIITFYLLK; encoded by the coding sequence ATGACCATCATCCAATCAATTATATTTGGCGCCATTCAAGGTGTTGGCGAATTTTTACCAATCTCATCAACGGCTCATCTCGTTCTTATTCCCTATTTTACCGGCTGGGCTGATCCTGGCTTAACCTTTGATATCGCCCTCCATGTCGGCACTCTAATCGCTGTCTTAGCTTTTTTTTGGAAAGACTGGATAAATATTTTTTCAAGCGCGCTTGTGAATTTAAAAAAGGATGGTATTAAAAGTTTTAAAAAGGAATTGCTTTTCTATCTAATCATTGGCACCATCCCTGGAGTTTTATTTGGTTTATTATTTGAAAAAAAAGCGGAAACCATTTTTCGCTCCCCCTTGGTTATTGCTACCGCTTTAATCTTAGCCGGCACCTTACTATATTGGGCTGACAAAAAACACAAAGGCAACAAGGAATTAAAAGACGTCACCTTGAAAGATTCCGTTATTATTGGGTTGTTCCAAGCACTCGCAATTATTCCTGGAATTTCTCGATCAGGCATTACTATTACAGCAGGCTTATTTAAAAATTTCAACCGTGCTAATGCCGCTCGCTTTTCTTTTTTACTATCAACACCAATTATTATGGGCTCAGCAATCCTGAAGCTACCAAAACTTCTTGCAACCAACCTAGATTCATCTCTTCTGGTCGGCATCTTGGCTTCCGCCATTTTTGGCTACCTAGCTATTAAATATTTATTAAAATTTCTAGAAAAATACGGCTACGGAATTTTCTTCTGGTATCGTCTTGGACTAGGCATAATAATTATCACCTTCTACTTATTAAAATAA